One Patescibacteria group bacterium DNA window includes the following coding sequences:
- a CDS encoding FKBP-type peptidyl-prolyl cis-trans isomerase, whose translation MREENTEKLGIETLTEGNGAVAVSGNRVAVHYTGWLVDGTKFDSSVDRGTPFTFTLGAGQVIAGWDQGVVGMKVGEKRRLTIPSLLGYGASGVGPIPPNATLVFEVELLAIN comes from the coding sequence ATGCGGGAAGAAAATACAGAAAAATTAGGAATAGAGACATTGACCGAGGGTAACGGCGCTGTAGCCGTGTCAGGGAATCGGGTAGCCGTGCATTACACTGGCTGGTTGGTGGATGGCACAAAGTTTGATTCAAGCGTAGACAGGGGTACTCCGTTCACGTTTACCTTGGGGGCCGGTCAAGTTATTGCTGGTTGGGATCAGGGGGTGGTGGGAATGAAGGTTGGCGAAAAACGACGATTGACCATTCCTTCGCTCCTCGGGTATGGCGCATCAGGTGTTGGGCCAATTCCGCCAAATGCCACGCTCGTTTTTGAGGTTGAACTTTTGGCTATCAATTAA
- a CDS encoding nucleoside triphosphate pyrophosphohydrolase family protein, which yields MTFDEYATEAAKTALYVNAGNNVIYPVLGLASEAGEVAGIVKKVLRDDGGVFSDDRKKKLEAELGDVLWYVARVAAEMDLSLDAVAKQNIQKLASRQERGVLQGSGDNR from the coding sequence ATGACGTTTGACGAGTACGCCACTGAAGCCGCCAAGACTGCACTGTATGTTAATGCTGGAAATAATGTAATTTATCCAGTCCTTGGTTTGGCGAGTGAGGCGGGTGAAGTGGCGGGTATTGTAAAAAAGGTACTTCGTGACGACGGTGGTGTATTCAGTGATGACCGCAAGAAAAAATTAGAAGCGGAGCTCGGAGATGTGCTTTGGTACGTGGCTCGGGTAGCGGCTGAAATGGATTTATCGCTCGACGCTGTTGCAAAACAAAACATTCAGAAGCTGGCGTCTCGCCAAGAGCGCGGGGTGCTGCAGGGTAGTGGCGATAATCGATAA
- a CDS encoding thioredoxin domain-containing protein gives MTDQTQMTKSERRRLRQEELQKQRAAYSANGTLRRIGVWSFVVIILVGSVWALSRYGSTGSSGTAGYVAGADEVTPTDHLLGNPDAAVTLVEYSDFQCPACASYHPIVKQIMETYGDRVRFVYRHYPLRQIHPNAVLASSAAEAASEQGKFWEMHDLLFARQRSWSDDINAKGTFSDYAEELGLNKDTFLAAMSGDVIADRIATDEASGNRLGIAGTPTFFLNGEKLSVGATFEQFAAQLDEKLNAQP, from the coding sequence ATGACAGACCAAACACAGATGACCAAAAGTGAACGTCGACGTCTGCGGCAAGAGGAGTTACAAAAACAGCGGGCGGCCTACAGTGCAAATGGCACACTGCGCCGAATAGGCGTGTGGTCATTTGTTGTAATCATACTTGTTGGTAGCGTGTGGGCCTTGTCTCGCTATGGTAGTACCGGCTCAAGCGGTACGGCGGGATACGTCGCCGGAGCAGATGAAGTAACGCCAACTGATCATCTCCTTGGTAACCCGGACGCCGCCGTAACGTTGGTTGAGTACAGTGATTTTCAATGTCCGGCATGCGCCAGCTATCACCCGATTGTAAAACAGATTATGGAGACGTATGGCGACCGAGTGCGATTTGTCTATCGTCATTATCCGCTTCGTCAAATTCATCCGAACGCCGTGCTCGCTTCCTCTGCTGCAGAAGCGGCGAGTGAGCAAGGAAAATTTTGGGAAATGCATGACCTGCTATTTGCTCGGCAACGAAGTTGGTCTGATGATATCAATGCCAAGGGAACATTTTCGGATTACGCCGAAGAGCTTGGTTTAAATAAAGACACTTTTTTGGCGGCTATGAGTGGCGACGTGATTGCGGACCGGATAGCGACGGATGAAGCCAGTGGCAATCGTTTAGGTATTGCTGGTACACCAACGTTTTTTTTGAATGGCGAAAAGTTATCGGTCGGGGCGACGTTTGAGCAATTTGCAGCACAACTTGACGAGAAGTTGAATGCCCAACCATAA
- a CDS encoding vitamin K epoxide reductase family protein — MPNHNRFSFAYIFIGFLGFLDASYLAIEHYRGLVPTCGFIQGCDVVTTSSFSVLYGVPLAYLGVVYYLTVLLLGVASFDFKDERLFWLLTALSVIGFGASLGFVYLQLFVLKAICIYCMGSAVTSTALFITSLTWYWSQRVQNS, encoded by the coding sequence ATGCCCAACCATAATCGATTTTCATTCGCTTATATTTTCATTGGGTTCCTTGGTTTTTTGGATGCCAGCTACTTAGCTATCGAACACTATCGTGGCCTGGTGCCAACCTGCGGGTTCATTCAAGGTTGTGACGTTGTCACCACAAGCAGTTTTTCAGTTCTGTATGGCGTGCCGCTGGCGTATTTGGGCGTCGTATACTATTTAACCGTGCTTCTTTTGGGAGTGGCAAGTTTTGATTTTAAAGACGAACGATTGTTCTGGCTTTTAACTGCCTTATCGGTAATTGGCTTTGGTGCTTCGCTGGGGTTTGTTTACCTGCAGCTTTTTGTACTCAAAGCCATTTGCATTTATTGTATGGGGTCAGCGGTAACTTCGACAGCACTATTTATTACTTCACTAACATGGTACTGGTCACAACGGGTGCAAAATAGTTAA
- a CDS encoding 8-oxo-dGTP diphosphatase has translation MHPIEAQVAEYFSKGKRARPALTLAMVLDTAGERILLGLKKRKLGAGYYNGFGGVVEVGESVEDAAKRELFEESGLTYQTGHYSGLLEIVYKDWNERIFIYIFTVTATTGEPIETEEMTPAWFPLTAIPYPQMWPDDHFWLPLLLVGQEFHVRCTYEKGLFETPQLCLISSHAPVLPAVSP, from the coding sequence ATGCATCCGATTGAGGCGCAAGTAGCGGAATATTTCAGCAAAGGCAAAAGAGCTCGTCCAGCGCTCACGTTAGCCATGGTGCTTGATACGGCTGGTGAACGAATACTGCTTGGCTTAAAAAAACGTAAGCTGGGTGCTGGTTACTACAATGGATTCGGCGGTGTGGTCGAAGTTGGTGAATCAGTTGAAGACGCAGCGAAACGTGAACTTTTTGAAGAAAGTGGGTTAACGTATCAGACGGGTCATTACAGCGGGTTACTCGAAATTGTGTATAAGGATTGGAACGAGAGAATTTTTATTTACATTTTTACTGTTACCGCAACAACAGGGGAACCAATAGAAACTGAGGAAATGACACCGGCCTGGTTTCCACTTACCGCCATTCCGTATCCGCAAATGTGGCCAGACGATCATTTTTGGCTGCCGTTACTGCTCGTTGGTCAGGAGTTTCATGTTCGCTGTACGTACGAGAAGGGATTATTTGAGACACCACAGCTATGTTTAATTTCAAGTCATGCGCCAGTGTTGCCAGCGGTTTCACCCTAA
- the uppS gene encoding polyprenyl diphosphate synthase, whose amino-acid sequence MPTTTSPLHHVGFIMDGNRRWAKAAGLPTLEGHRRGYEKLKEVARWCAELAIPQVTVYAFSTENWNREKNEVAYLMQLLERAIKNEVAEIQASGYAVKVIGSIDALSPALAEACHAVNSNQLQNSKGTLYLAINYGGRTEILDATRQLLRQAVPPETVTPELFSSILYAPEASSVDLVIRTGGEHRLSNFLLWQAAYAEIFVSDTHWPALTKDEFTSIISWYSNRQRRFGK is encoded by the coding sequence ATGCCCACTACAACTTCACCACTTCACCACGTCGGCTTCATCATGGATGGCAATAGGCGATGGGCGAAAGCTGCGGGTTTACCAACACTAGAGGGTCATCGCCGTGGCTATGAAAAGTTGAAGGAGGTTGCCCGTTGGTGCGCCGAGCTCGCCATACCACAGGTAACAGTGTACGCATTCTCGACAGAAAATTGGAATCGAGAAAAAAATGAGGTTGCGTATTTGATGCAACTCCTTGAGCGGGCGATTAAAAACGAAGTAGCAGAAATTCAAGCTTCCGGGTATGCAGTAAAGGTTATTGGGTCAATTGATGCCCTGTCGCCTGCTTTGGCTGAGGCGTGCCATGCGGTAAATAGTAATCAGTTGCAAAATAGTAAGGGAACGCTTTACTTAGCCATAAATTATGGTGGCCGCACAGAGATACTCGACGCCACCCGGCAATTACTACGGCAGGCAGTCCCTCCCGAAACAGTAACGCCGGAGCTGTTTTCGTCGATCCTGTACGCCCCAGAAGCGAGCTCCGTGGATCTTGTTATTCGCACCGGCGGAGAGCATCGGTTGTCTAATTTTTTGCTTTGGCAAGCGGCGTACGCAGAAATTTTTGTGTCAGATACGCACTGGCCGGCTTTGACGAAAGATGAATTTACATCAATAATTTCATGGTACAGCAATCGTCAACGTCGGTTTGGTAAATAG
- a CDS encoding DoxX family protein, which translates to MIQKNHDLAVLLVRVTVGAVFIAHGVQKLGALGMVGGFFTSLGLPAVLATVVAVVEVAAGVAVLLGIATRIAALGIAVIMVGAIFFVKFSLGFLGGYEFELVLLLIALSLVASGPGRYSVMPNSTL; encoded by the coding sequence ATGATACAAAAGAATCATGACCTCGCAGTGCTTCTGGTTCGCGTCACTGTTGGAGCCGTCTTTATTGCGCACGGTGTTCAAAAATTGGGAGCACTTGGAATGGTTGGAGGGTTTTTTACGAGTCTTGGGCTGCCAGCCGTTTTGGCAACAGTTGTGGCGGTGGTTGAAGTCGCTGCGGGTGTCGCGGTGCTGCTTGGTATTGCAACACGGATTGCAGCTCTTGGTATAGCGGTAATAATGGTCGGCGCAATATTTTTTGTTAAATTTTCGCTCGGTTTCCTTGGTGGCTACGAGTTTGAGCTTGTTTTGCTTCTCATCGCTTTGTCCCTTGTCGCCTCCGGACCTGGCAGGTATAGCGTAATGCCGAACAGTACTTTATAA
- the pgeF gene encoding peptidoglycan editing factor PgeF: protein MEKKQQLQWQIDKVVYWGASLVGDGSMRLGGTDRMGVEQCRRLYFEKVGLSNTGMVAASLVHGASVHVATASDAGKVIADVDALVTRTPQLTLSITFADCLPVYIADSKARVVAVLHAGWRGLAAGVVMATVRACTDLVSSKASELEAYIGPAICAEHYSVGMDVAKTFSHYNGAVRKDKNGGQQLDLINVAKQQLQASGLADSSITSAGICTYETATYFSNRRDKPREIEAQVAYIGLRKQ from the coding sequence ATGGAAAAGAAACAACAATTACAATGGCAAATTGATAAGGTTGTATATTGGGGTGCGTCGTTGGTTGGAGATGGCTCAATGCGTCTTGGTGGCACAGACCGCATGGGTGTAGAGCAATGTCGTCGTCTTTACTTTGAGAAAGTTGGATTATCCAATACGGGCATGGTGGCTGCATCGTTAGTTCACGGTGCGAGTGTGCATGTAGCGACAGCGTCTGACGCTGGTAAGGTGATAGCAGATGTTGATGCCTTGGTTACAAGAACGCCGCAGCTTACCTTAAGCATTACTTTTGCAGATTGTCTGCCAGTGTATATTGCGGACAGTAAGGCGCGGGTGGTTGCGGTGCTTCACGCTGGCTGGCGTGGTCTTGCGGCTGGTGTGGTTATGGCAACCGTTCGCGCCTGCACAGACCTGGTCAGCAGTAAAGCAAGCGAACTAGAAGCCTATATTGGCCCCGCAATATGTGCCGAGCATTACAGTGTTGGTATGGATGTTGCCAAAACGTTCAGTCATTACAATGGTGCCGTTCGGAAAGATAAAAATGGCGGTCAGCAACTTGACCTCATAAACGTAGCGAAGCAGCAATTACAAGCCTCAGGCCTCGCCGATAGCAGTATAACGTCGGCCGGTATCTGCACCTATGAAACGGCCACATATTTTTCTAATCGAAGAGATAAACCCCGCGAGATTGAGGCTCAAGTGGCCTACATTGGCTTGCGCAAGCAGTAG
- a CDS encoding TIGR00730 family Rossman fold protein, which translates to MDALTFASAPKHSLSNEDRLKRITEEFREGFTLAETIQRGVTIFGSARVKPGEPSYNQARQLGFSLAKDGYTIITGGGPGIMEAANRGAREAGGRTVSFNIDLIKEQGNAYVDASVTSYYFFVRKVMLASAAHAYVFFPGGFGTLDEFFEISTLIDTHKLHEDVPMVLMDKEYWEPLLRWLRTTVVERYHSVTPAEFRMWRLAENVADAVDVVKQCSGRMGVCRY; encoded by the coding sequence ATGGACGCTCTGACATTCGCTTCTGCTCCAAAACATAGCCTATCGAACGAAGATAGATTAAAACGGATTACCGAGGAATTTCGAGAAGGGTTTACCCTTGCCGAAACCATTCAGCGTGGCGTAACAATATTTGGCTCGGCCAGGGTTAAGCCGGGTGAGCCAAGCTATAATCAGGCACGGCAATTGGGTTTTTCTTTGGCTAAGGATGGGTACACTATTATTACAGGTGGTGGCCCTGGCATCATGGAGGCGGCAAATCGTGGTGCGCGAGAGGCGGGTGGTCGTACGGTTTCTTTTAATATCGACCTCATCAAGGAGCAGGGAAATGCTTACGTAGATGCGTCGGTAACCTCGTACTATTTTTTTGTTCGGAAGGTTATGTTGGCCAGCGCCGCGCATGCCTATGTTTTTTTCCCTGGCGGCTTTGGTACCCTTGATGAGTTCTTTGAGATTTCAACGCTCATTGATACGCATAAGTTGCATGAGGATGTTCCAATGGTGCTGATGGATAAAGAGTATTGGGAGCCATTACTGCGTTGGCTTCGTACAACGGTTGTCGAACGGTATCATAGTGTAACGCCTGCCGAGTTCCGCATGTGGCGACTGGCAGAAAATGTGGCTGACGCGGTCGATGTGGTGAAGCAATGCAGTGGTCGGATGGGGGTCTGTAGGTATTAA
- a CDS encoding prepilin-type N-terminal cleavage/methylation domain-containing protein → MKRNGYTLVELIIGTSIMLLLSSVAYSSFRGLEFRLRLESTAQNIMRTLEEAQTRTIAARSDTNYGVHFDATSYTLFPGGTYAVGAVGNEVHELPSGVAMAVSIGDGSDVVFERVRGVASASGTVIVSLTSDPTLTRTVVINLLAPAQLSSAVAPINTRLVDTRHVDFNLGWGIQSATTLRLVFHNPPSADVTEDIPMASYRASDSTSFDWSGVVGVNGDNQTMRIHTHTMTPTTTVLSVHRDRRFNTKAVDILIDGQAIASFAADGTLTTQGSGGVSTVQ, encoded by the coding sequence GTGAAGCGAAACGGCTACACCTTAGTTGAGCTCATCATCGGCACCAGTATCATGCTGCTGCTTTCAAGTGTGGCGTATAGCAGTTTTCGAGGGCTCGAGTTTCGACTTCGGCTTGAATCGACTGCCCAGAATATAATGCGGACACTTGAAGAAGCACAGACTCGAACGATTGCCGCTCGTAGCGACACTAATTACGGTGTCCATTTTGATGCTACTTCGTATACGTTGTTTCCAGGTGGCACGTACGCTGTCGGTGCGGTTGGTAACGAGGTACATGAACTACCGAGCGGTGTGGCCATGGCGGTCAGTATTGGTGATGGTAGCGATGTCGTATTTGAACGTGTTCGTGGTGTTGCCAGTGCGAGTGGAACAGTAATTGTTTCCCTCACGAGTGATCCTACGCTGACCCGCACGGTGGTCATTAATCTTTTGGCGCCAGCACAGTTGTCATCTGCCGTAGCGCCGATAAATACTCGCCTTGTTGATACCCGCCACGTCGATTTTAATTTGGGCTGGGGTATTCAGTCTGCTACGACGTTACGTCTCGTTTTTCATAATCCACCCAGTGCGGATGTTACGGAAGACATCCCCATGGCTAGCTACCGAGCATCGGATTCCACGTCGTTTGATTGGTCAGGAGTAGTGGGCGTGAATGGGGACAATCAAACAATGCGCATTCATACGCACACCATGACGCCTACTACTACGGTACTCAGTGTTCATCGTGATAGACGTTTTAACACGAAAGCTGTGGACATTTTGATAGATGGACAAGCTATTGCGTCCTTTGCTGCAGACGGCACCTTAACGACGCAAGGCAGCGGTGGTGTGTCGACAGTCCAATGA